The following proteins are co-located in the Bubalus bubalis isolate 160015118507 breed Murrah chromosome 21, NDDB_SH_1, whole genome shotgun sequence genome:
- the LOC123331051 gene encoding translation initiation factor IF-2-like isoform X1 — protein sequence MLAPGPSHMDFYNLTSPWPRAAGRSRSRRQSRSRSVQEREEEKEEPGGEGGSSEGGRAPLAGPRPGAGPGGADGRGGGTRRSPETRARAGAARPALRRAPSPAAPRALSLARSLALRGPDSHSQHSRGAARGARAGTRAPPRGAAESARPGQGAGAGGFQAPLPGRPQSLSFSSPSHVPDAPCRVPTSKRCQERREWKMNGARKKYQHHHHHHSCHHSLSASSAPSKVCALSYLSESSGRSNEANPDMGCLGEQRQGAITM from the exons ATGCTCGCCCCGGGGCCGTCCCACATGGATTTTTACAACCTCACGTCTCCTTGGCCCCGGGCGGCCGGGAGGAGCCGGAGCCGGCGCCAGAGCCGGAGCCGGAGCGTGCAGGAgcgggaggaggagaaggaggagccgggcggggagggagggagcagcgAAGGAGGAAGGGCGCCGCTCGCAGGGCCGAGGCCGGGCGCCGGGCCGGGCGGGGCCGACGGCCGAGGGGGCGGCACCCGCCGCAGTCCCGAGACGCGCGCTCGCGCGGGCGCAGCCAGACCTGCGCTCCGccgcgcccccagccccgccGCTCCGCGCGCTCtctcgctcgctcgctcgctcgctctccGCGGCCCTGACTCACATTCCCAGCATTCCCGAGGAGCCGCTAGGGGGGCCAGGGCAGGGACGCGGGCACCTCCGCGGGGGGCAGCAGAGAGCGCCCGGCCCGGGCAGGGTGCGGGCGCTGGGGGTTTTCAAGCGCCTCTTCCCGGGAGGCCACAGTCTCTGAGCTTCTCATCTCCATCTCATGTTCCCGATGCTCCTTGCCGGGTACCCACCTCCAAACGCTGCCAG gaaagaagagaatggaaGATGAATGGAGCAAGGAAAAAATaccaacatcatcatcatcatcatagctGCCATCATTCACTGAGTGCCTCGTCTGCACCCAGCAAAGTGTGTGCATTATCCTATTTAAG TGAGTCTTCTGGACGTTCAAATGAAGCAAATCCAGACATGGGATGTCTGGGTGAGCAGAG
- the LOC123331051 gene encoding translation initiation factor IF-2-like isoform X2, translated as MLAPGPSHMDFYNLTSPWPRAAGRSRSRRQSRSRSVQEREEEKEEPGGEGGSSEGGRAPLAGPRPGAGPGGADGRGGGTRRSPETRARAGAARPALRRAPSPAAPRALSLARSLALRGPDSHSQHSRGAARGARAGTRAPPRGAAESARPGQGAGAGGFQAPLPGRPQSLSFSSPSHVPDAPCRVPTSKRCQERREWKMNGARKKYQHHHHHHSCHHSLSASSAPSKVCALSYLRQGAITM; from the exons ATGCTCGCCCCGGGGCCGTCCCACATGGATTTTTACAACCTCACGTCTCCTTGGCCCCGGGCGGCCGGGAGGAGCCGGAGCCGGCGCCAGAGCCGGAGCCGGAGCGTGCAGGAgcgggaggaggagaaggaggagccgggcggggagggagggagcagcgAAGGAGGAAGGGCGCCGCTCGCAGGGCCGAGGCCGGGCGCCGGGCCGGGCGGGGCCGACGGCCGAGGGGGCGGCACCCGCCGCAGTCCCGAGACGCGCGCTCGCGCGGGCGCAGCCAGACCTGCGCTCCGccgcgcccccagccccgccGCTCCGCGCGCTCtctcgctcgctcgctcgctcgctctccGCGGCCCTGACTCACATTCCCAGCATTCCCGAGGAGCCGCTAGGGGGGCCAGGGCAGGGACGCGGGCACCTCCGCGGGGGGCAGCAGAGAGCGCCCGGCCCGGGCAGGGTGCGGGCGCTGGGGGTTTTCAAGCGCCTCTTCCCGGGAGGCCACAGTCTCTGAGCTTCTCATCTCCATCTCATGTTCCCGATGCTCCTTGCCGGGTACCCACCTCCAAACGCTGCCAG gaaagaagagaatggaaGATGAATGGAGCAAGGAAAAAATaccaacatcatcatcatcatcatagctGCCATCATTCACTGAGTGCCTCGTCTGCACCCAGCAAAGTGTGTGCATTATCCTATTTAAG